The proteins below are encoded in one region of Hordeum vulgare subsp. vulgare chromosome 3H, MorexV3_pseudomolecules_assembly, whole genome shotgun sequence:
- the LOC123441315 gene encoding calcium-transporting ATPase 7, plasma membrane-type-like: MYMPHEDEGHSHAEADADAAAVSSSIRGLVKDKCHDCFRRLGGSTGIAAKLTSHPKRGIRDEDMTLSWRKKEFGDNTCPKPRPRTFFRHVLDALGHVSVVALLASAAVSLGLGIMEHGVKDGWYDGATIFLAAFVVFGVTAVISHAQAKRDHKLATESANLVVTVVRAARRQEISVFDVVVGDVLILKTGDVVPADGVFLDGHGFQVDESSLTGHPGPIDIDAGTNPFLASGVKVVNGHGSMLVTAVGTNTTAWSILSTLKLNTRPAPLEERLESLISTIGKATVAVALVAFTVLLVRHFTNSSTGKPLLIEKGVPIAVSLMATFAMKMMVKDKALVHSLSASVTVICTDMTGMLTLNRMEVTEFWVGTARPRTPTAISSSVVGLLCQGVGLNTTGSVYKPDNVSQPEISGSPVEKALLSWATADLSMDAAALKRSCKVVHVEAFNSDEKPSPSRAIIRDKATRLLVAHWKGGAEVLLAMCSMYMDTDATVRELGVEQRNKLEKVIRDMVASGLRCLGFAYKKVDDTEQSKVHHLEELTLLGIVGLKDTCRPEVNATIEDCTKASMAVKMLTGDNILMALTIAKECGIISSNDPDGVVIEGHQFRAMSVTRQLQMVDKIRVMASSRPQDKLLLVKRLKHKGHVVAVTAGEGINDAAALKEADVVLCMDVHGTDVSTDTIFLNGKFDVVVKATRWGRCAYHNFQKFIQFHIIVNAVAIIVNFMSAVTMGNVPLTTVQIMWVNLVMGVMSTLALSTDKPTDALMESPPISRTTRLINNAMCYIMAAQAMFQIAVLLGLQFLGNDDQASATMIFNVFMLFQVFNEFNMRDNVLAGVLKNRMFLLIVALALVLQVVTVEVLTKFVGTTKLGLGQWGVCLAIATVSWPVGWAVKFIPVPVRSS, encoded by the coding sequence ATGTACATGCCCCACGAGGACGAAGGTCACTCTCACGCTGAAGCTGATGCTGATGCTGCTGCAGTCTCCTCCTCCATCaggggcctcgtcaaggataagTGCCATGACTGCTTTCGCCGCCTCGGCGGAAGCACCGGCATCGCGGCCAAGCTCACTTCCCACCCGAAGCGGGGCATCAGGGACGAGGACATGACGTTGAGCTGGCGCAAGAAGGAGTTCGGCGACAATACGTGCCCCAAGcccaggcccaggaccttcttccGCCACGTCTTGGACGCGCTCGGCCACGTCTCCGTCGTCGCGCTACTCGCCAGTGCCGCCGTCTCCCTCGGCTTAGGCATCATGGAGCATGGCGTCAAGGACGGGTGGTACGACGGTGCCACCATCTTCCTCGCCGCATTCGTCGTCTTCGGCGTCACCGCGGTCATCAGCCACGCCCAGGCCAAGAGGGACCACAAGCTCGCCACCGAGTCCGCCAACCTTGTCGTCACCGTCGTCCGCGCCGCCAGGAGACAGGAGATCTCCGTATTTGACGTCGTCGTCGGCGACGTGCTCATACTCAAGACCGGCGACGTCGTTCCAGCGGACGGGGTGTTCCTAGACGGCCACGGCTTCCAGGTGGACGAGTCGAGTTTGACGGGACATCCCGGCCCTATCGACATCGACGCCGGGACgaaccccttcctcgcctccggcgTGAAGGTCGTCAACGGCCACGGCTCCATGCTCGTCACCGCCGTCGGCACCAACACCACGGCTTGGAGCATCCTCTCAACGTTGAAATTGAACACTCGCCCGGCGCCGCTAGAGGAGCGCCTCGAGAGTCTCATTTCAACCATCGGCAAGGCTACCGTCGCCGTCGCGCTTGTCGCCTTCACCGTGCTCCTCGTTCGCCATTTCACCAACAGTAGCACGGGAAAGCCGCTGTTGATTGAAAAGGGCGTGCCGATTGCGGTGTCTCTCATGGCCACCTTTgccatgaagatgatggtgaaGGATAAGGCGCTGGTGCACAGTTTGTCGGCGTCGGTCACGGTCATCTGCACCGACATGACCGGAATGCTCACCCTCAACAGGATGGAGGTGACCGAGTTCTGGGTCGGCACTGCCCGACCTAGAACCCCCACGGCGATATCTAGCAGCGTCGTTGGCCTGCTGTGCCAGGGCGTCGGGCTCAACACCACCGGAAGCGTGTACAAGCCGGACAATGTATCCCAACCGGAGATATCGGGCAGCCCGGTGGAGAAGGCACTTCTGTCATGGGCCACGGCGGACCTCTCCATGGATGCTGCCGCCTTGAAGAGGAGCTGCAAGGTAGTACATGTGGAGGCTTTCAACTCCGACGAGAAGCCCAGCCCCAGCCGTGCAATAATCAGGGACAAGGCCACACGTTTGTTGGTCGCGCACTGGAAAGGCGGCGCGGAGGTGCTCCTTGCCATGTGCTCCATGTACATGGACACGGATGCAACGGTGCGTGAACTCGGTGTGGAGCAGCGGAACAAGCTTGAGAAGGTGATCCGCGATATGGTGGCAAGCGGCCTCCGGTGCCTCGGCTTTGCTTATAAAAAGGTTGACGACACTGAGCAATCAAAGGTTCATCACCTGGAGGAACTGACATTGTTAGGTATAGTCGGCTTGAAAGACACTTGCCGACCAGAGGTCAATGCCACCATTGAAGATTGCACAAAGGCAAGCATGGCCGTGAAGATGCTCACCGGCGATAACATCCTCATGGCCCTTACTATCGCCAAGGAGTGCGGCATCATTTCGAGCAATGACCCCGACGGAGTCGTCATCGAGGGACACCAGTTCCGGGCCATGTCAGTGACACGACAACTCCAGATGGTGGACAAGATCCGTGTCATGGCGAGTTCCCGGCCCCAAGACAAGCTGTTGCTGGTGAAGCGGCTGAAGCACAAGGGCCACGTGGTGGCCGTGACCGCCGGCGAGGGCATCAATGATGCGGCGGCTCTCAAGGAGGCCGACGTGGTGCTGTGCATGGACGTCCATGGCACCGATGTCTCCACGGACACCATCTTCCTCAACGGCAAGTTCGACGTAGTGGTGAAGGCTACCCGGTGGGGACGCTGTGCCTATCACAACTTCCAGAAGTTCATCCAGTTCCACATCATCGTCAACGCCGTCGCAATCATCGTCAACTTCATGTCGGCGGTCACCATGGGTAACGTTCCACTGACCACCGTGCAAATCATGTGGGTGAACCTGGTGATGGGCGTCATGAGCACGCTGGCGCTATCCACTGACAAGCCCACCGACGCGCTCATGGAATCCCCACCCATTTCCCGCACGACACGGCTCATCAACAATGCCATGTGTTACATCATGGCCGCGCAGGCAATGTTTCAGATCGCCGTGCTGCTGGGGCTCCAATTCCTTGGCAACGATGACCAAGCCAGTGCCACCAtgatcttcaatgtcttcatgctCTTCCAGGTGTTCAACGAGTTCAACATgagggacaacgtccttgccggggTGCTCAAGAATAGGATGTTCCTCCTCATCGTCGCCCTGGCGCTCGTGCTGCAGGTGGTGACGGTGGAGGTGCTCACGAAGTTCGTTGGTACCACGAAGCTCGGCTTGGGGCAATGGGGCGTCTGCCTCGCCATCGCCACCGTGTCGTGGCCCGTTGGTTGGGCCGTCAAGTTCATCCCAGTGCCGGTTCGTAGCAGTTGA